A stretch of DNA from Lepus europaeus isolate LE1 chromosome 11, mLepTim1.pri, whole genome shotgun sequence:
ATCACACTAGAGAGGGAGGAAGCCTTGAAGGAcctggagctggagtcaggacagcTGGTAAGCAGACATCTAGTCAGGCATCCTCGGATGCGCTTGCTCACATTCTACTGTGCCCTCTTTCCCAGCGATCATCACATGCTCATCATTTCTGTATCTGTAGGAATCACAGCTGTTTAAGAGAGTGTTCTGGGATGTAGCACTCAGCACAGGAGCTGGTGCCTGGGCTCTGTTTCTGGATCCACCACGTGGGGCCAGAGTACATTTTTTCTACTTGGTACACTCATCCCCAGATATTATTTCAGGGGTCTGGTAAAGGGGAGGATAGGAGAGCAGCATAGgcttttccccttttcttttttctccccacAGGAAAAAAGGAATAAGCTCCTTAGCAGGAATGTAGCAGAGCTTCAGGAGGAGGTAAGAGGGGCCCTGGAACATTGTCTTCATACAGGAAAGGCTGTTGGGGTGGGCTGGGAGCCTGAGAGAGGGGGTCTGGGCACACTCAGAATGAGGTATACGAACGAAGGGGTTGGTTTCCACACCACAAAATCcatttctgaggaatccccataGAGTTAATTGTCTTCCTGAACTCTACAGTCTGAGGTAACCAGCAAAATCCATGTACTGCCATCGAATGAATCTTAGAACAAACTCTGACCAAGGCCAGCATTAATTGGGAATTTCAGATTGTGGAGCAAGATGAAAGACTATAAAGGAGGAAATGATGTGTTCCTCCTTCCCCAAACATATTGCCCCACTCTATTGCCTCCCCATCCTCCTCTCCTCATTGAGCCTTAGCTTCCACAGGATATGGGAACAAAAGTTGTGTCCAGCTAGCATGGAATCAGACAGCTTCCTTAAGGAAATGGAAACAGTTTTCCATCAGGTGtctatggagacctggatgagttaaCCATTCTGCTGCCTCAGTACTCAAATGTGCCACTCTCCCAAGTTTTCATGGTTGTATGCCTTACTTAGTTCTTGATATGTGGAATGATATTTCAGATTTCGAACAGGTTTCAGAATGCTGGCCTTGATCAAGGAATCCTAAAGCAAATGTTGGCAGAATTGAAGGTGAGTAGAAAAGCAAACCTAAAGATTTTCCAGACTATCTGTCAATTCTAGGTTCCAGAAGGAGTTGTTTTCTAGGACTCCCTGAGGTGAGATGTTCAAGGCCTGTAGGGCATTCATAAGGGCATTCCTTGTCACACTCGTAGCAGAGATGGCTTCCATATCATCAAAATGGAGGGAATTGCTTGTGAAGCCTCCTCATCCACCAGCCAGTGCAACACGTGTTCTGAATGGTTGTCAGGGCCTGCCATCATGAAGTGTGTGACCTCAATGAGGACACATAAATAAGATAttcaaggaataaaatagtaacatCCACAATTACACAGGGCTGTGTCAACAATCTGATTTTCAAACCCAGGGCTTATAGGCCaagggcttttttaaaaaaaattaatttttattatcattGTATGCTACTGGAAGGTAAATCGATTGACAACATGAATTTTGTGTTTCACATGAATTTTCCAACATGAATTTTGTGTTCACACCTGAGTGCCTATAATATTTTCTGGCACATGATAGgtatccaataaatatttattaaatgaaagaattGGACTCCCATTATTGGTAGGCTCATTACAGATATATATGACCAATTAACTAAGCCCACCATGCAAGAGCCCCActatctttttttccctctgaaaaaGAGGATCAaggttttcttttgatttttgtgtgattcAGAGGGCACACTACTGCACCATACTGAATATGAGTGGAGAAAAATGTCTGGTGAGCTTTGGTGAACAGGACTGCAGGAAGGATGGATAAGGTTCACTGGGGAGTCAGGCTACCAAGATTTACATGGATGTTCTGTCACTATGTGACTTACTATGATTGTATACTTAACTGAATCCAaacctttttgtttctttataaaaatgaggGTAGTAACCATGCCTGCTCTAATACATTGCTATCACATGTCCTCAATCTATAGCCATCATTACATTCTTTGCTAGTATGGAGAAGGTGATAATTACCCATTTGCCTTCTCTAAAAGAATGCTATAAACGTTCTACTGTCACTCATTGTCTTCCATAGGTAAAAGTACAGATGACAACGGAGTCCTGTGCAaatcaagaaaaggaaatggCCAAGGTAGACGAAGTTGTCTCTTCTGCTGAGGGTCTTTGCAGGATAAGATCaggatggggcaggtgtttggcacagtggttaagccaccctgcttaagatgctcacattccttataggagtgcctgggtttgagtctgagcCCCTACTCATATgcgccctgggaggaagcaattgatgactcaagtacttgggtccttgccaccaatgtgggagatgtggattgagtcccTTGTTCCtgtttccaggctttggcctggtccagccctggctgttgtggcatttggataatgaatcagtagatcaaagatattctctctctctctctctctcttaaaaaaaaacattttaaggggtttacactgtggtgcagcatgttaaaaccccaacctgcagcactggcatcccatatgggtgcaggttcgagtcctagctgctcccatttccaatccagctccctgctaatgtgcctgggagggtaagggaggagggcccaagtgctttggagactcagaggagactcctggctcctggattctgatttgaggagtgaaccagcaaatggaagattcattttcctctctctctccctctctcttttcctttctctctctctctctctccctatctctgtaactctgtctttcaaataaataaaataaatcttttaaaaaattttcaagggAGATAACtcaaagggttttttttaaagatttattttatggctggcgctgtggctcaacagactaatcctccgccttgcggtgccggcacaccggattctgtcccggttacccctcttccaggccagctctctgctatggcccgggaaggcagtggaggatggcccaagtgcttgggccctgcaccccatgggagaccaggagaagcacctggctcctgccttcggatcagtgttgtgcactggccgcagcacgccagccgtggcggccattggaaggtaaaccaacggcaaaggaagacctttctctctgtctctctctctctcactgtccactctgcctgtcaaaaaaaaaaaaaaaaaagatttattttatttatttgagagacagagttacagagagagatagagacagagagaaaggtattccatccactggttcactccccagatggctgcaacagccggagctgggcctatccgaagccaggagccaggagcatcttccaggtcctccacgtgggtgcaggggtccagtgacttgggccatattctactgctttcccaggccatagcagaaagctggatcggaagaggagcagccaggactagaatcggtgcccatgagatgccggcgcttcaggccagggctttaacctgctgcaccacagtgtcagcccctcaaaGGGTCTTATAAACAGAATCATTTGAGgcaaagaaaggagaagaaagtgtCTCTTAAAAGTATtggtttttccatttcttaaaatattcctCTACCTCAAATACCACCATCACATCCCAAGTTTAAGTGCCCTGAAATATCCCTTGGAGTCCCACCTAAGAGCATATGGCAACCTGGGcaattttctttgtgaaaattagACAAATGAATTATGAGATCACCTCTTTGTGATATTGTAGTTTTCCTTCAACTAAGGACTTGCTTGGAAACCAGGCAAATGTCCAATGTACCAAGTAGGGCTCCAGGGAGCAGCTCAGGCTTAGTTCTCGTTTAACTTACGGGAtgtgttaattttcttttctttctaggtAGAGAGTGACTACCAGTCTGTGTATCAGCTCTGTGAGGATCAGGCCCACTACATAAAGGTACCAGGCCTCTGGGGAAAAGGCAGAGTAAGGGCAAAATTTCTCCAAGGCTTTGAAGTTCTTGGTTTCTCATTAGGAATGAGAATGCCTTTTATACAACAGTAGAAATAACAAGAGAGATGTTCATTAAGAATTTGTTTTGTGCTGGGCACTGGGTTAAGCTCTCAATTTTTCTTCAATCTGCCTGATAATTCTATTAGAATGATAATGTTACAAGAAGGAGAACACTGAGGTTATAAGGAGTTAGGTAACATGCTCTGGGGAACACAGCTAGTAAGCATTAGAGCTGTGGTTTGAATCAGAGCAGTGTCCAGATGAGAATGCCTTTTTATTCATATCCATTCTGGGCACTAATATCTCATACTTCTTTTATTAGAACATCTTCCTTACCTTTATGTGAACACTCCAAGGAGTGTACCATATAGAATATGAAGACTTAGTCTTAgcagaatattttttatcaatgaCATTGTAATGAAAGACAGAAATTCTcgtttgtgacttttttttttcattttcgtGGGAAGAAATACCAGGAAATTCTGAGgaagatggaaaaggaaaaagaggtGCTGCTtcttgaaaaagaaatgtaagtttGAAAGAATGACCTCCCTGATTGattttttccaaagtggttgtgcCAGTATCTGCTCCCACAAGAAATGTAGAATTCTAGTTATTCTATATCTTCACTGTCACTtagtattttcaatttttaaaattttagccttTCTGGAAAGGGAGTTGTAGTGATaaataattttgatttaaaaaatgcatttaatcacTGACTACTTATGAGGTTTTAGTTTTTCATATTGCTAATTGGAGATTGGGATATCCTCTTATATAACATGTCTTTCGCCTACACTTGtgagttttttgtctttttcacaTTGATTTGTATAAGCTCCTTATATTTCTTTCACATGTTGTTTGTCATATATATGTATCACagttttctattctttcttaatagaatttctttaaaaagcaatagTTCTTAATCTTAAGGAAATTTAATCTATTaagtttatcaattttttcttCTATATTCAGTGCTCTCAGTTATAAAACTTCTCTTCTATAATaagctgagagagggcagagccattttggacatatgtaaccgCTGTGCCAGCTTTTGTCTACACTCTCTGCAACTAGCTGAGTGGAGATGCTCGAGTCTGGGTGGGAGACTTGACGGGGATTGGGGGCTTGTGGTTGTGGGAGGCTTAtatgccaggactgtgaaaacactgtggctgtatgggagggcacagggtgtggttGGGACTTTGGGAAGACCCTAAGGGTAGCTCCATCCTCTAAGGGTtctctgattccctggtgagggttaTTGCTGTGGTATCTATGCTTACACCAAGaattgcacagatcctttatgtggttcTTGTGTGAATGTGGatgaatagctacaaaaaaatgaaataccttggaataaatttaaccaaggatgtcaaacaatgagaattacaaaatattaaggaaagaaatagaagatacaaaaaaatcaagaaatcttccatgttcatggattggaagaatcaatattatcaaaatgtccatagtaccaaaagcaatttataaattcaatgtgataccaatcaaaataccaaggacattcttctcagatatagaaaaaatgatgctgaaattcatatggaaacacaggagaccctgaatagctgaagcaatcttttaaaacaaaaacaaagcaggaggcatcataatatcagatttcaagatatactacagggcagttataatcaaaacagcctgatactggcacaaaaacagatggatagaccaatggaacagaatagaaatgcaagaaatcaattcatgcacctacaaccaattaatctttgacaaaagagctgaaataaatccctggagcaaagatagtctcttcaacaaatgattctggtaaaactggatctccatatacAGAGCTATGAAGCAAGACCTGTACCTTCcacctaacacaaaaatccactcaaaatggattaaagacttaaatctatgacccaataccattaaattattagagaacattggggaaacactacaagacattggcataggcaaagagttcttggaaaagaccccagaagcacaggcaatcaaagccaaaaattgacaaatgagattacatcaaatttagaagcatctgtactgcaaaagtgaagaggcaacaaacagaatgggagaacttATTTGCatgctatgcaactgataaaggattaataacctgaataaataaaaagctcaagaaattcaataataacaaaacaaacaacccagttatgaAATAAGCAAagaacttaaatagacatttttcaaaagaggaaatccaaatggccaatagacacatgaaaatatgttcaggatcactagctgtcagggaaatgcaaatcataaccacaatgaggtttcacctcacccctgttagaaaaGTTTTCATGCAGAAaccaacaaataacaaatgctggtgaggatgtgggaaaaaaggtaccctaggaAGACTGTACGGAGATacctaagaaatctgaatataaatctaccatatgacccagccatcccattcctggttacttactcaagggaaatgaaatcagcttatgaaagagttatctgtcccccatgtttattgcagctcaattcacaatagctaagatatgcaatcaacccaattccccatcaactgaagactagttaaagaaattatgggatatgtataccatggagtATACATAGCAGTATAAAacatcaaaagcaaaacaaaaaataaaatcaagtcatttgcaacaaaatgaatgaaactggaaaacatcctacttagtgaaataagccagtcccaaaaggacaaatgccatatgttctctctgacctgtgataactaacagagcacctaacaTGCAacctaaaagtgaaattgacaacttgagaagcaataactttgaacatccttgtcttgactgttgaggaacaggtttattttttctttcatagtaTTTGCTAAACTCTTAACATAAtcaatcatatgtgtataaagttcattgaaaatagatcttggtaaaaagaATGACAATAGGAGAGTGGGTGGGACAAGGGCTcagtgagaagaatcaccatgttcctaaagttgtaaatatgaaatttttgaagtttgtattccttaaataaaagaattctgggggaaaaataaatggttgaatgaaaaaaaaaaactactctccTATAATTTCCCATAGAAAGTTTTGTTGTTTTAACTTTCACCCTTAAGTTCCATTtatctggaattttttttcccgTGTAGTTTGAGGTAGAGATTAAGATTTTTTCTGGATGGCTTGTCAATTGGTCCAGCACCATTTTGAAGAGACCATGCATTTGCAATGGTGACTTGTTTTATAAGTCAGGTGAGCATTTATATGTGGGTCTATCTCTGGATGATTGTTTTGTACTGTTAGTCTATGCCTGTATACTCATGCCAATACCACAATGCTTTAAGTATTGTAGATTTGTAATATCTTGATATATGGTTTCTTCAGTTCTGTAACTTTGCTATTCTTCAAGATTATCTTGGTTGTTCTTGCATttctatacaaattttaaaaccaGTTTTTCAActtctattaaaaacaaaaagtactgAAAGATTGATTGGACTTATATGGACCCTACAGATAAATTTGGTGGAATGATAATATTTAAATGACAGTTTTCCAAACTATTAACATCTTTATCCTTCTGATTATTTCAGCCTTCCttaatttctgaaaataatgttctgtagttttctgcatagtatttttgtgtatctttcatcagatttattcctaggtatttgatATTTCAATGCTGTTATATCTCACATGTTCATTAATTTGACCTGATTACTGCTAGTATACAGAAATGACATTGGTTTTTCTACATATAATTTGTATCCATCCACCTTGCTACATCCATTTATTCTAGTAATCTGTAgattcttttagatttttattcaaaaataatgacagctgtgtttttctctttccaaTCTTTAAACCTGTTATTATCTTTTTGACTTACAGTGTTAGTTATGACTTTGGTACAACATAGGCTAGAGAGAGTGATGGTGgatatcatatatttatttatttatcactgAATTTAGGGGGAAAGTGTTAATGCTTTACAATTAAGTATTATGATATATGGCTTCCCTGTAGCCATGCTTTACCAGACTAAGacatttcccttttattttcagcttgcTGAATACTTTTTGTCATgacatatattacattttaggaaaCACTTGTGTACCATCTGTTGAAAGGATCAtgttttttccttgaaaatatgcgcatggcccctgcaccctgactGTTCCTCCACACACTGTGTGATTACTCCATTGTTTGCTCACCTCTTCACCTTCTGCTTTTTGGGCTTTCTTGGAATCTTGAACTGCACACACACAATTTAGGAGCCAGCTACCTTGAGAGGAAAATCCACTCAGATGTTTGAACTCACTtctacctccctcctccctcgAGTTTTTCCCCTCAAGTCATAGTCACATGGATGGCCTTGAATTCCAGCCTCTGTGTCCTCAGACAGTTAAAGCTGTCATTGCTGCTTGGACTCGATTGCCCTGCACCACAGATTGGTAAATGTCCTAGGGAAAAGCCTGGATGAATGAGGAGCTCAGTCCAGTGAGCTTCATGAGTCAGCATCCCCCTGACTTCTGGCTGCATCTGCCAATGCATTCCAACAGCTGTCAGGCATTGTGCCCAGTTTTCACAGTTGCTTTTCGAGGTGCACTAGTCTGACACAGTTATTCCACTGAGGCAGGAATCAAGAGTCTGTGCCACTTCTATCTTTTCTCTTTCATGTGACGATTACAAAAAGAAATTCCCATGAAAATGCTGATTAAGCGTTCATTGGACCCAGCCCCTCTAGGAGgaggaaaataattataaaatgtgaacaacaaaacaaatgaaaataaatgtacaaaCAATGATCAGAAGGCAATGgtacaggccatcaaggagagaggcacctttctctgaaggggggaagGAATctccactgtgatacagccttactaaacaagttcagagttggtgaactcaaggggcttccatagcctagacagctcatagcaagagtcttgggtgattgctgaagtcataaataagagtgccaattgttaaatcaacaactggagtcactgggtacatgctctccatgtaggatctctgtccttaatgtgttttactatgaaacttaaaaacactactagtcaaacaataccctataccttgtgtggttgtgtgagtgcagcctgttgaaatccttgcttagtatatactaagttgatcttcagtatatgaaggtaattgaaaatgaaactcgatgaagggcgggttgggagagggagtgggagaggggagggccacgggagggagggaggttaggggcagggagccacaacaatacaaaagttgcactttgtaaattcatacttattaaattaaaaaaataactatataacaaacaaaaaaaaacaagaaaaaaagaacttaatactttacccttttagtattttttatgttctacttaaaactattggttgaactctgtaattaatacacaattattcttaggtgtttaattaatgctataactagtactcaaatagtattttacactttgtgtttctgtgtgggtgcaaactgttgaaatctttacttaatatatgctaaattgatcttttgtatataaagatgattgaaaatttaaaaaaaaaaggcaatggtgAATGAATAAAAGCAGGCAGATCCGACAGAGGCGCCGACTCTTGGAAGGAGAGGATAGCAGGAGGTTATTCCTCATTTGTAGAGCTGCTAGCCTGAGTGCAGGCCAAACTTGGTGTGTAAGAGGTAGCTAAATGGTTTTTCTGGGATAAAAATTAGAAGACAGAGTTGGGGCAGCCAAGGGTGCTGGAaggaaagcagggagccaggcatgGGAAGGCCTTACATTTAAACTCTGTCCCGGTCTCCAGATGAACTCCAAACCTTGCACACTCAGGATCGTCTGCAAACAGCTCAGCTGGGGATACAAGAAGAGAACTGACCTTTGAACTGCCACCAAAAGATAGACTTGCTGTTTGAATTTAACTTTAGGGTCACATCAATCTTTATCttatagattttctttctcttgagAATGGATCACATTACCCTGGTTCTTATTATGCTGAGCAATTCTGAATTTTGAATGTGGAGCATAGTGAATGTTATTTTGGATCCAGGAAATAAATCATGATCATAGATGAAAAATGACTTAGGAAACTCCTCTCATCAGTCCCTAGGATTATTTTGCATCATTATTGGCTCTGATCTTTTTTACCTAGATCCAAAGTCCAGAATAACTCCTCCCAAATTGTGAAGCCTGGATCAATTCTGGTGGAGACCATTCAAAGTGACATGGTAGGTCTTTGCTATTCCAAATTGGGATTTCCCCCCTACTCTCCCCTTCCCTGGATttgtatgttctctctctctctctctccctctctctctctttctctctctctctctctccccctgtatgtctgtctctctccattcctccctctgtgtgtgtatgtgtgttgtatgtgtgtccATCAATAACCCTGGAGTAAGGAAATGCCTTGCTCCACACCGTAACACATAGAGAGTGGCAGAGCCAGCATTAACCCAGGCAGCCTGACTCCAGGGTGGCCACTCTTAGCCATTCTGCTACATTACTATTCTGTGAGCACGTGGACAGCCATAACTGTGATTTTTATTACCTCCCATAGGAGAGGACCATCATGAAGAAACAAAAGAGAGTCTTTTGGTACAGGTAAATGGCAGAATCTTAGTTTTTA
This window harbors:
- the LOC133770547 gene encoding transmembrane and coiled-coil domain-containing protein 5B-like, with the translated sequence MEEVGQNPLNDVCKMMEIPNLEVTKQNLDYLNSDLEQDLQKLDEANQILLRKIQEKEETIQSLETEITLSLGRVKEKEELNHITLEREEALKDLELESGQLEKRNKLLSRNVAELQEEISNRFQNAGLDQGILKQMLAELKVKVQMTTESCANQEKEMAKVESDYQSVYQLCEDQAHYIKKYQEILRKMEKEKEVLLLEKEISKVQNNSSQIVKPGSILVETIQSDMERTIMKKQKRVFWYRHFRCLVFMAMIFIRLLGYVFFHLQYINPDLLVDALPMVMSRDTLTRLRDVLFPSLTLEVEEVLPH